One Acidimicrobiia bacterium DNA window includes the following coding sequences:
- a CDS encoding sulfotransferase family protein yields MKIFCVGLNKTGTRSLHDALQVLGFRSVHWGGPNLPTAVQRGPEIRAAVEQSLAAGRPLLEGLEDADAYSDIHALNTNFDVLDSQYPASKFILTVRPIEEWLASREMHVKANQAMQSSGEYNGTFLEVDLIGWRTEALEHESRVRSYFAARPADLLVFDVTAGDGWDQLCPFLGVAIPSDPFPFRR; encoded by the coding sequence ATGAAAATTTTCTGCGTGGGCCTGAACAAGACAGGGACGCGGTCGCTGCACGATGCCCTGCAGGTCTTGGGCTTTCGAAGCGTCCACTGGGGAGGGCCGAATCTGCCGACGGCCGTGCAGCGGGGGCCAGAGATTCGGGCGGCGGTCGAGCAGTCGCTGGCGGCGGGCCGACCGCTGCTCGAGGGGCTTGAGGACGCCGATGCCTACTCCGATATTCACGCGCTGAATACGAACTTCGACGTGCTCGATAGTCAATACCCCGCCAGTAAGTTTATTCTCACGGTGCGCCCCATCGAGGAGTGGCTCGCCAGTCGAGAGATGCACGTGAAGGCGAATCAGGCGATGCAATCTAGCGGTGAATACAACGGTACGTTCTTGGAGGTAGATCTCATCGGGTGGCGAACCGAAGCACTCGAACACGAATCCCGGGTTCGGTCCTATTTCGCTGCCCGTCCCGCAGATCTGCTGGTATTCGATGTCACCGCCGGCGATGGGTGGGATCAACTGTGTCCGTTCCTCGGTGTCGCCATTCCATCTGATCCGTTTCCGTTCCGGCGATGA
- a CDS encoding class I SAM-dependent methyltransferase, giving the protein MDRALYDEHAQLETNHWWFVGRRAIIHSTLSQHLPTTTGNTIVDVGCGTGGMLPMLATFGQVTGIEGDQLAVEHCRSTFGQFEVAHGQIPHAIPTEGTLTLATAFDVIEHLDDDVGALVALRRSVRPGGTVAVTVPALSWLWSDHDRANGHRRRYTRRVLLGAIQQAGLEVRHASYFNTILLPPVAVSRLAQRIHAPVVEPESDFSMPPSLLNRILTGVLRSERRIAARRGLPIGVSLIAIAERRL; this is encoded by the coding sequence ATGGACCGGGCGCTCTACGACGAACATGCACAGCTAGAGACCAACCACTGGTGGTTCGTGGGGCGTCGGGCCATCATCCACTCCACCCTCAGTCAACATCTGCCAACCACCACCGGCAACACCATCGTCGATGTGGGATGTGGGACGGGAGGAATGCTGCCGATGCTCGCCACCTTCGGCCAGGTGACCGGCATCGAAGGCGACCAACTGGCAGTGGAGCATTGCCGCTCCACCTTCGGTCAGTTCGAAGTTGCCCACGGGCAGATCCCCCACGCCATACCCACTGAGGGCACCTTGACCCTGGCCACGGCGTTCGACGTCATCGAACATCTTGATGACGATGTGGGGGCACTCGTTGCGCTCCGAAGATCGGTACGGCCTGGCGGAACTGTGGCGGTGACGGTCCCGGCATTGTCGTGGTTGTGGAGCGACCATGATCGCGCCAACGGCCACCGCCGCCGGTACACCCGCCGAGTTCTCCTGGGGGCCATCCAACAGGCCGGGTTAGAGGTGCGGCACGCTTCCTACTTCAACACGATCTTGTTGCCGCCGGTGGCCGTTAGCCGCCTTGCGCAACGAATCCACGCGCCGGTCGTCGAGCCGGAATCAGACTTCTCAATGCCCCCATCACTGCTCAACCGAATCTTGACCGGCGTGCTTCGCTCGGAGCGGAGGATCGCGGCACGGCGAGGACTACCCATTGGTGTATCGCTGATTGCCATCGCTGAGCGTCGGTTGTGA
- a CDS encoding glycosyltransferase, with amino-acid sequence MADDIEELRELKKLVAEGPVAQQVALSLAAGAVLRGRLTANEAAQAGAFSTAELHKLMGTSTQETARAILVSIVVPAFNEQENLDALWARVAPVLDAAGTGEMVIVDDGSTDATWSEILRLGAIDPRVRGIRLSRNFGHQAALTAGMASAQGQTVCFVDADLQDPPELLEQMLEHWRAGNHVVYAVRRTRQEGLVKRLAYRTFYRVYRRLANIDVPLDSGDFALLDRVVVDELLALPEHNRFLRGLRSWVGYQQIGLEYDREARNAGTPKYTTRRLFRLAFDGLLSFSTLPLRLASWLGILAALAGCVYIGVALAFRVWFGGVPEGWTSIIAVILTLGGMQLMMLGILGEYLARVYDETKMRPNYLVAETSNHSAGSS; translated from the coding sequence ATGGCTGACGATATCGAGGAACTCCGGGAACTGAAGAAGTTGGTTGCCGAAGGTCCGGTGGCCCAGCAGGTGGCCCTGTCCCTGGCGGCGGGCGCAGTGCTGCGGGGCCGTCTGACCGCCAACGAGGCTGCCCAGGCCGGCGCCTTCTCCACCGCAGAACTCCATAAACTCATGGGCACCTCGACCCAAGAAACAGCCCGAGCCATCCTCGTAAGCATCGTTGTCCCTGCCTTCAATGAGCAAGAGAATCTGGACGCCCTCTGGGCACGCGTGGCTCCAGTGCTTGATGCAGCGGGCACCGGGGAGATGGTCATCGTGGACGATGGGAGCACGGATGCCACCTGGTCGGAGATTCTTCGACTCGGGGCCATCGACCCTCGCGTTCGGGGCATTCGGCTGTCACGGAATTTCGGACACCAGGCCGCCCTCACCGCCGGGATGGCAAGCGCCCAGGGCCAAACCGTGTGCTTTGTGGATGCCGACCTGCAGGATCCCCCAGAACTTTTGGAGCAAATGTTGGAACACTGGCGGGCGGGCAACCACGTCGTCTACGCCGTGCGGCGCACCCGTCAGGAAGGTCTCGTCAAACGTCTGGCCTATCGCACGTTCTACCGGGTCTACCGCCGCCTCGCGAATATCGACGTCCCGCTCGACAGTGGCGATTTTGCCCTCCTCGACCGGGTGGTTGTTGATGAGTTGCTCGCCCTCCCCGAGCACAACCGGTTCCTACGAGGACTGCGAAGTTGGGTCGGTTACCAGCAGATCGGGCTGGAGTACGACCGCGAGGCCCGCAACGCTGGCACACCGAAGTACACGACGCGCCGCCTCTTCCGCCTCGCCTTCGATGGGCTGTTGTCCTTCTCTACCCTGCCCCTGCGGCTGGCCTCTTGGCTCGGTATCTTGGCCGCCCTGGCGGGGTGCGTTTACATCGGAGTTGCCCTGGCCTTTCGCGTTTGGTTCGGCGGTGTACCCGAGGGATGGACCTCCATCATCGCAGTGATCCTTACCCTTGGCGGCATGCAACTCATGATGCTTGGGATCCTCGGCGAGTACCTCGCTCGGGTCTACGACGAGACGAAAATGCGACCGAACTACCTCGTAGCTGAGACAAGCAACCATTCGGCCGGTTCGTCCTAA
- a CDS encoding class I SAM-dependent methyltransferase has product MPQPIPPTNSQRRRFLLEMLPPESVGAEIGVHLGDFSQVILETVAPRQLHLIDPWIYNPAPEYERAMYGGRSEGGQSEMDERHMSVLSRFGPEINRGQIIIHRGESAEILGALPDASLDWVYIDGNHTYDFVVQDLRLSLAKTKPGGLVTGDDYGEGGWWDGGVKQAVDELAESGTARLLMIQNGQFAFAVTGT; this is encoded by the coding sequence ATGCCGCAACCCATACCGCCCACCAATTCCCAGCGACGGCGCTTCCTGCTCGAGATGCTGCCCCCGGAATCAGTGGGAGCCGAAATCGGGGTACACCTCGGGGACTTCTCCCAGGTCATCCTCGAGACGGTGGCGCCGCGACAACTCCACCTCATCGATCCATGGATCTACAACCCCGCACCCGAGTATGAGCGCGCGATGTACGGGGGACGCTCCGAGGGCGGACAGAGCGAGATGGATGAGCGCCACATGAGTGTTCTGAGCCGGTTTGGGCCGGAGATCAACCGCGGGCAGATCATCATCCACCGAGGCGAATCAGCGGAGATACTCGGGGCGCTCCCCGATGCGTCGCTGGACTGGGTGTACATCGATGGAAACCACACCTACGACTTTGTAGTCCAGGATCTGCGCCTCTCACTGGCCAAGACCAAACCGGGCGGCCTCGTTACTGGCGACGACTACGGCGAGGGGGGTTGGTGGGATGGTGGAGTAAAGCAGGCGGTGGACGAACTAGCCGAGAGCGGAACCGCCCGGCTCCTAATGATCCAAAATGGTCAGTTCGCCTTTGCGGTGACCGGAACGTAA